The genomic DNA GCCCACGGCAAAGCTCCTCACCTTGGCCTTGGTCTCCCCCTTGGGCAGCGTGGCACCCTCATTCTGGGAGTGTTCCATGTGGAAAGGGGTCCCTGTGGGGGGACAGAAAGCCCAGGAAAACACCAGCTGAACTCCCCACCCAGCTTTCTGGCTCCCACGGGTCAATTCCAGGTTGGAAGgggcaagaagaagctggtacAGAGCAAGGCAGCTTGTAGTCGAGGTTGACAGGGACCCGGATAAGCAGTCCCTGCTCCCGCCCCAGGAAAGGGAAGTCCCAGAGATAAAGGATGACCACAACCTACCCTCCGCAGGGCCCCTTACCTTCTCCATCCAAGGTCTCAGCTAATGGTTCATCTGCCTTGGAGGGGTCCTGAGGAGGCGGGGGGACCCCCTCGGATGTTAGGTCCATCCTGGATTGAGGGCCCAGGGTCTTTACGGGCAGGTTCTGGGGGAAGGAGGTGAGGACAGGCCTAGTCCACAGGAAGGGTGCTCTGCGGGGGCCTCCAGGGCCAGCTCCAGTTCAGATACCGTCACCCACTCGGTCTTATGCTATACTTAGTGAGTGTCCATCCAAAGCCACTCCCCCTTGCAGCTCCGGAGGCCAGGCTGCTGTGAAATCACAGCCTCGCTGGGCAAGGCTCTAGACCAGCGGACCAGCCTGGCAACGCCTGAGGGAGGCCAGGGGAGCCTGGCATCCTTGCCCCCTGATCACGAGTACTTCCCTGCCCATAAGTGATCAACTCCATCCCGACCAGGCGTTACAGCTATGTTCTCAGGGCAACCCCCCTGCCCAGCCATGCATACCTTCCAAGCTTTCCTGGTTATTCCCACTGGCCCACACTCCCCCTGACAGCCATCTGCAACTCCTGGTACAGGCCCAGCTGCCCCCAGTCATAGCCAGCCTGACCCCAAGGTGTTGATTCCAAGCCTGGCCCTCCAGCTCTGGCCACATGATtctgccctcccccctctctgcAGACAGACCCTCGGCAGACCTTCTGCTACCCACCCCAGCCAGGCTCCTGGTGTCCATCcaagaagaattttttaaaatagatttacttatttatttatttcagagagagagggagggaatgagtgcatcagggcttctagccactgcaaatgaactccggaaacatgtacccccttgtgcatctggcttacgtcgtggggcctagagagttgaacctggatcctttggctttacaggcaagcccttaactgctaaaccatctctccagccccaaagaacaattttttttttttggtttttcgaggtagggtctcactctagctcaggctgacctggaattcactatggagtctcagggcggcctcgaactcacggtgatcctcctacccctgcctcccgaagaacaattctttaaaaaaaattatttgctgggAGTTGTGgagcactcttttaatcccagcactcgggaggcagaggttggaggatcagcgtgagtttgaggtcaccctgagactagatagtgaactccaggtcagcctggaccagagtgaggccccacctcaaaaacaaaaacagaaacaacaacaacaacaaaaattatttatttatttgcaagcagagagggagagagaggatggacacactaggaccacttgccactgcacatgatgTTTGTGTCTTTTTGcagctagctttatgtgggtactggggaatcaaacccgggccataGGGCTTTGCAAagtaagcccctttaaccactgagctatcttcccagaccTCAAGAATAATTCTTGACCTTAACATATTTCtttataattgttttttgttattgttgttttgagatagggcctcactctagcccaggctgacttggaattcactacgtagtctcagggtagcctggaactcacagccatcctcctacctttgccttctgagggctgggattaaagacatgtaccaccatggcccctaaaattacattttaaattatttatttgagagagagaaagagaaagaaagtatgtgagtgtcagggcctcttgctgctgcaaatgaactccaggctcatgcaccgctttgtgcatctggctttacctgggtactggggaaccaaacccagactggtagactttgcaagcaaattcctttaaccactgagccatctctccagccccaagtcacatgggttttttttttgttgttgttgtttgtttgtttgtttttttgttgttgttttgtttttcatggccACCCTTGCAAGGCAAGGATCATAACCCTGATTTTGCAAGGAGGAGGGTAGATGAAATTGTTTGGTCCAGGCTCAACAAGTATCAACAAAGGCATCCATACAGGAGGCCAGGGCTGAATGACGGAGAgccaaggccagcctcaaaccggATGTGCGCTGAGGATGACCTGAAgtttcctgatcctcctgcctcagctcctccTAGTGGATCTAGGTACAAAGTCGCAGGGTCTGGGAACTCTCAGATTCCTCTGATGTTCCCACCACCCTTCCTTAACCACTCATCCTCCATCCTACCAGCCTTTCTCCCTTCTCAGTGGTTTCTGGAGCCCTGTGGGCTCACACTTCACCACCTATGACCTGACAGGTTGCAGGAAccttgaagaattgaacctatTCCCACCGGGTCCCCTCGAGGCTTTGTTCTCTGCTCAAGGCCAGGATCATAGGGCTGCCCTCCAACACAGCAGCCTGGCACTGCCCCACTGCCAGCCTGACTGACACCTGACACCTCACCAGGCCCCTCAGGCCTCTTCCCGGTATTCCCAACTCAAAAACGCAGGCTCTGCCCAGCTGTTACTTCATCCACTAGGCCCCTCAGCATGACTTCTCTGTTGTCGCCCCTTACAgaactccctcccttcttccctcaatTACTCAAATGGACCCTTCTTTCCAAGTAAGGCCCAAGTCCCCAGCACCAGAGcctggggtgagggtgggggagggggagggtaacCTCTTCCCTGCCTCTGATGTTCCTCTAACAGCCAACAGGGGGCGATGCAGGTGACCACCAGGACCAAGGGAGAGGACAAATTCAGAAAGCCGGCCCCATCCAGCAGGAATCCCACTTCCACTTGGTTCCCAGGCCCACTCCTTCCTACCTCAGAGCTGGCGAGCACCCAGCTATTATCGGAGTCTGGGCAGGAGGCCATAGTGGCTGAGGTCCTTGGAGCCACTCGGGTGGCTTTCCCCTGCAGGAGAAAAGCGGTCTTAAGGATGGGAGCTCCCTTCGGGAGAGGCAGCCCTGGGCCGGGTTCCAAGGATCAAGGGGTGAGCAGCAGCCTCCAGCACCCAGGCTTGGTCTGGTCCTTCTGCCCATGACATCCTCTGCTTTTTCTGGCAGCGCTGACCTTGCAAAGCAGTGCCTGCTCTCCCAAGGAACCAAAGGGCCTTGGGAAACTATGCTGACCTTGAAAGGTCAAAGCTGGAAAGGCCAACCCCTTCCCTGATGATCCAGTGAGGGAAGGGGATGCCCAGATAGGTTCACTGACTTGGCTGGTTAAAGTGAACAGCtaggaagagtgagagaaaagacTTGGGTCCCCCAACCAGGAACTTTCACAATCACTAAATTCTCCCCCAGGGCCCAGAGAGAAGAGCTAGCCTGCTCTGGTCTTGCGGCCCCACAATCACTAAATTCTCCCCCAGGGCCCAGAGAGAAGAGCTAGCCTGCTCTGGTCTTGCGGCCCCACCCACCATCAATCTGCCTGTCTGATTCAGGGGGTTCACTTGGGGCTTAGCTAGGATCCCCAGGGAGGTGGGTGGTGACCGCTAGGCAGGAGGCTTTCTAAACAAAAGGCTCAGATGAGTGTCAAATGCAGCTTGGGGCCAGGAGAAGAGGGCGGGGTTAAGTCCTTCGTATACCTTCAGCCACCTCCCTGGTGACTCTCTCCCACTAAGTACTGCAGAATTTAGTCTTAGGGAACGTGAAGCCAGCTGGAGGAAAGGCAACTATCACCCATGAATCACTTCAAAGTTtgtaacaacagcaacaacaaacagacaaaagtgggctggagggatggcttagcggttaaggtgtttgcctacgaagtcaaaggaccccggttcaattctctaggacccacgtaagccagatgcacaagggggcacatgcgtctggactttgtttgcagtggctggaggccctggtgcatccattctctctctctcaaatatatatattatatatatatatatatatatatatattttaaagagagaaaaactgaGATGGTGGTCCTGCCACCTGCTGATCTGCTTGGAGTTGGTAGCTGGGTGGTGGGGCACGGCTCTCACCTCCAAAGCAAGGCAGAAAGAGACAAGGCCAAGGCTGTGCCCTCAGGCTGGAGAGTTCCAACTGGGACCAGGCATAAGGGTAGAGTGACAGATGAGCCCTGGACTGTGGTCCAGGAAGGAATGCGTGCTCCCCCGGGGCTGGAAGAGCAGGGTACTGAAGACTATGGTGCCACAGCACTgctggaaggaagaaagatggagTCTGGAAGGTCTGCTTCTGAAAAGGGACACAGTGCCTGTCTGTTTCCGCTGTGTTTAAGACCTGTGTGGCTACCCAATAAATGTCTGTGGCTCTTGCCGGTCAAGATctaagcccagggctggagagatggcttagaggttaaggcgcttgcctacaaagccaaaggatgcaggttccattccccaggaccacatgtaaagccagatacacaaggtgacacatgcatctggagtacatgtgcagtggctaaagaccctggccattctctctctatatctgcctctttctctatcaaataaataaataaaataaatatttaaaaagaaagaaagaaatacagggaTGGTGgagcgtacctttaatcccagcactttggaggcagaggtaggtgggctgccaaaaattcaaggccaccctgagactacatagtgaactccaggagtcagcctgggctagaacgagaccctacctcaaaaataaaataaaataaagtaaaaagatcCAAGCCCAGAAGAGGTAAAGGACACCTAAtagtgtctttttgtttgtttttgtttttcgaggtagggtctcattgtagctcaggctgacctggaattcactatgtattctcagggtggcctcaaactggtgatcctcctacctctgcctccccagtgctgggattaaaatcaaaggcatgcgccatcatgcccggctttttttgtttgttcgtttttttaagcttttcaaggtagagtttcactctatcccaggctgacctggaattcattgtgtagtcagtctctgggtagccttgaactcatggccatcctcctacttctgcatgcgccaccaagcctggctttttaaatttattatttttatggtgttttttttttttttccaatgctcATTCCTCCCAGACACCAGCACTTACCCCGCAGAGACAGAATGGCTGCAATGTCTTCCCGATACTACCCACCCCGGCCCGCCCACACCCTTCTACAGCTGTCCGTGGAGCCGTGGTGTTCAGCCCTCGGCCCTCAGCCCCGCGCCTACAAGGTTCGGCCATCCTCCTGCCCCCAGCTGCGGCACGTGACTGGTAACAGGTGGTGGCAGGAAGGAAGCGCAGGCTCGGGCTGAAGTCCCTGTTTATCCCCGGCCGGGTACAGCCTGCGCAGGTCCTCCTGAACCCGGCACCATGGCAACTAGGCTGATGTCAGACCCACCGTCTCCGCGGAAACCAGCAGCAGGATGGTATTTAGGTCAACAAGACAAGCCTTCTGAAAGCCGAATAGGAGACCATGGGGGAAGCCCCACACTCGGGGTCCCAAACCCTGATAAGCCTGATAAGCTGTCTGGGCGTGTTCACCCAACATTCCAAAACAGACACCCCTCGTGTCCCAGGACAGCACCTCCCGGCTTTATTAGGAAGGTCTCCTGCGGCCTGAGTGCCACCCCATCTGGTCCCTTTCCAGCTTTTTCTCCTCATCAACCTCTGGGAAGAAAAGCGGATTCTTCgccccctctccccttccttttatTTCAGGCAGGAGTCAACAAAACATGTAGTATCGTCAAAAGACTTCTGCtattgctaataaaaaaaaaagaaagaaagaaaaagtaaaaagggagCTGCACCACTCTACAAAACTAGCAAGTCTCCCCTGGAGCTCATTCCAACCGCTGAAAGTCGTCCCGCCTCTAACACAGAGCACCGAGGGCCACAAAACTTGCCTGAGTTCCTGCCGGGGACATCGGCCTCCTCCGCCGCCCCTAGGTGCGGTGCGGGGCCGGGGCGCCGGGGCCGGCGGGGCCCATTCCCTCCAGCGCGCCGCCCGGTCCTCTGCGCGCCCAGGGTCCTGCCAGGCCCGGCCAGCTCGCCCTTCGCCCCTCCGGTGAACTTGCTGCAGCCTCGCTGGGTTtcgggggtgggagggggggtcACATGGCTGGTCATTGTCCAATCAAAAGTTGACTTCCCCAAGGGGGCGGAAACTTTTGACCATTAAAAAGTAGATGATGAGCCAGGCCCAGGGGCGGGGggtaagggaggggggaggaagatgTAGGCAGCATTTTTGCCTTGCATTTAACCTCCAGGTGGGATCCCcagctaacttaaaaaaaaaaaaaagtcacctccCCACCTTTCCCAGTGCAATTCTGGGTGTCTGTGGGGAGACCCAAGGATCAACGACAGGGTGGCGGCTGTCAGGAGGACTCGGACCAGGTGCAAGGCTGGTCCCGGGACAGACGGAGACAGctgcaggtgggggaggggaggggtggtaAACTGTGGGCTTAGAAGTAACTGTCCTTCCTCCTGTCTGCTACTCTAAAAACAGAAGGAAGCCGAGGCAGGATTGCAAGTTAGAGGCCctctggggctacaaagtgagctcttgtctcagagagagagagagaaaaaaaaaaaaaatacacaggagCAGACGACAGAAAAGTCAGTGTGCAAAACCTTCAAAAATGAAAATGCGGAGGCTGAagatgcagctcagtgggtaGCATTTGCTGAGCCTGTGCAAGACCGCAGGGCCGTCCCtggcactgcaaaaaaaaaaaaaaaaaattaaacaagttttGGGGGGAAAAGAACTCAAAACGAACTCTGCCAGGGGGATGACGGGTGCTCCCCTCATTTTAGAGCTACCTTTGACCCCTAAAGCCCACTGCTGGAAGGTACAGGCCCCAGACCCAGAGGAGTTCAAGCAGTCATCTGCTAGAGGCATCAGATCCAAAAACGGTCTGGCCCCTGGGCAGCCCAGGAATGTACTCCAGAAAGCAGCTTTCTCGTAGCCAGGACACAAGCGGGGAGGAGGGGACGCGGGCCGGCCACCTCGGCTCAGCAGCAAGTCCAGAAGAGCAGGCCAGGGCCATTCCCACTTCTGGGCGGTAGACATGGCATCATCTCTCACCTTAAGCCTCTTTCTAGCAGGGACAAGGGCTCATTCCAGCCTTTTGGCAGACAAACAGCAAGAGTCCTTGTTTGGATTTTCAAGTCATTTTATTAGTCCAACCTTACAAAAAGACCCCACAAGCACATTTCTGTTGACTCATATGTTCTTCCAAAAAGTAGTGGAGGGACAGGCGCTCCCCAGGAGCACTGTACAAACTGTGGAGGGAGCGATGATAGAAAAGGAGCAACAGATAATAAGGGCAAACAGAAACACGAGCGAAAGTCGAGCTGCCACGCAAGGGGGTTTGCtgtggaggaagaggggaaggcagGATCCTCAGCCTCAGAGAGTGCTGGCTCCACTGCACCAGTGTCTTCTCCCCATGGGCAGGGGACCCCCAGAGGGCATCTCAGCTACCACACCCAGAGCTGGGCACGGGGACTTCTCTCTcagcatggccacacccaggcTTCCCTGCCCATTTGAGGAATGTGGCTGGAGGGCTCCTGGTCAGGCCCCAGTCCCATCACTAGCGGGCAGCGCTGACAAAAATAAGAACCATGCCCAGTGCGGGACTGGCAGGGAAGAGTGAGAACTGCTCCATCACCTGACCCAGGATGATACCCAAGGGCAGAAAGGGCAAAGCAGAAAACTCGGCTCTTCTACCTTTTCCGTGTCCTGGCTTTGGGGATCCCGCTGCCTCCCCTTCCCGTAAGGCTGGAACAGGGCTTTACTTGGACccatttatcaggcaggaaatgaggTATAAGGGCCCTGCGACCTTCAAGCTTTCCTTCAATCAGGCCAGTGAGGCAGGGAAATAAAGGCGCCAAAAGTTAAGAATGGCGCTATAGCAATGTGCAACAGATGAACAGGGAGGGAGTTCTACTGGCAGAATCTAGATTCCCAAGACAGCCCAAAGTTCAAATACTCTTGTCTGTCAGTTCACATATCtcaaacttttaatttattttattttatttatttgagagcgacagagaaatgaggcagagagagagagagaatgggcacaccagggcctccagccactgcaaacgaactccagatgcatgcgccactttgtgcatctggcttacgtgggtcctggggaatcaagcctcaaaccggggtccttaggcttcacaggcaagcgtttaaccgctaagccatctctccagcccgacatatCTCAATTTTTGGCAAAAAGAAATGTGGTCAAGAGAAAAGCTCAGAAAGGGCCAGTGACTTTGGTATGAGGAACACGTCTTCTCGGCACCTTACCTTCTGTCCTTAGAGCCCCAGGCCTAGTCAGGGCCCTCGCCAGGAACTCTCCTGCTCCTTCAGCTATTTGGTGCTCTGAGTGGGTAAGAGCAAGATAGGTCTGGGGAACCAAGAAggggggcagagaaagggagaggtcCCTATTGTTCCCAGAGCCCAGGAAAGGACTGGTGTAGGAATGTGAAGAAAGCCAACTCCTCTGGCCAGAAACTTTGAACACTTGACTCCAAAAGCTAAGACTGGAGCTGCGGATTGTAGGCACAGGTGCTGGGGGCATCTGTCGTTTGCGCACAGGAACCCTTGCCCTCCAGAAGTCCCGTCAGCCCCTTCTCTCTTGCAGCCACACCCTCAGGCTTCCAGACAGCCACAGAATGGCTCTGCCTCCACAGGGCTTTTGGCTTCCTGGATCACTGCAGATCTCGAAGCACAAGTTTCCAGAAGAATGAGCCATCGGGCTCTTCTGCCTGCCCACCTCAGTTCCTTTCCTGCCCTTAGGAACCATCATGTTTCTGCTCCACTGGGAACGGATGGGAAGCCAGTGGAAACGCGGACCAGGAGCCACTCCATGGCCCCGGGTAAGCAGGGAGGGAAATGTGCACTTCCCCAGGCCGCGGTGCCAACGTCACCCGTCATTAGCAGCCACCAGCTGCCCCATGCCCTCGCGGATGTAGACGGACTGGATCTCCTTGGTCTTGAGGCAGAGATCGCAGGCCCAGACGGCCGAGGCCTCCGTGGTCAGCAGCCCGTAGGCGCTCTCGGTCATGCCCGTGCACTCGCGATGGAACCACTTCTGGCAGGAGGCCTCGCAGAGAATGGCGTCCTGGTCATCATTCACCTCACTCCGACAGGCACCGCAGGGGTACACCAGACCCGGCGGAGGCTGGGGCCCCGAGCCCCCGCCTGCCTTGCCAGGGGGGGCCAGGCTGTTTGCATCTGGAGTGCCCCCACCTCGCCCACTGCTGCTGGGGGGGAAACTCGGCTGATTCCCATTAACAGCAGCTGCTGGGGAGCCCGAGTGGGGTTCCTGGGGAAAAGCTGTGGGAGCAGGCGGATTCAAGGGCTTTCCCCCATCCTCACCACCGGGGCCAGGAAAGCCAGGGTCTGGACCTGGGAAGGGACTCGTGTTGGGAGGCAGGCTCGGAAGTCCCTGACCAGGTCTCTGGAGAGAAGGACCAAAAGGTGCTCCTGGCTGGGCAAAGCGTTGAGGGAGAGGAGGCCCCAGGTCCCCCCTGGGGGGCTGTCCCATGGTGGGTGAGATCATGGGGCCAAATCCCCCCACTGGGCCTGGCATCATCTGCCCACCAGGAGGGCTAAAGTTTTGACCCAGAGGCTGGTTGAAAGGCTGACTGGGAAAGTTCATGTTGCCTGGGGGCGGGTAGCCAGGGCCTTGGGGAGGCATATTGAAAGCTGGACCCATAGGGttaggagggaaaggaggaggctGTCGGCGGAGTGGCTGGGGACCCCCTCCACCCCCCGCGCCATAGCCTGGGGGTACTTGGCCTGCCATGCCTCCCTGAACACGAAAGCCTCCGAAGGGCACAGGACTTCCAAGGAATGGAGGGGCTGCAGCCCCCACCTTAGGGGCTCCGAAGTCATCCTCAAAAGGGTTAGATGCGACCAGGTGGTCCACCATGGGAGTCGGGGGTGGTGCAAACTCCGTCAGGTGTGAGTACGCAGGGCCCTGGTGGAAAACAGGAGGAAGAGGGTGGTAGAGGGAGATGGAGAACTAAACCGTAAATGTGGCGAGCACCACACACACAGTGTACACTTTGGAGGCCAGTACTGACCAGCTCACATCTAAAACTGAGGTATCTGTGTCTTCACGAGTACAgtggatggggaggggagagccCAGAGTGcaataacacttttaaaaaacaggcagagccaggcatggtggcattctTGGAGCTCAGGAGGCTCTCAAGggctaggccagcctggactccacagcaagactctacctcaataaacaaaataaacaaagatgtaGGCAAAATAACAACTAAATCAAAATCTGATCTTGAGGCAGGTAATTTGTTGTACCAATTGAGCGACAGTCCGTGGTGGTcagtatttgacttttttttttttgaggtagggtctcactctagcccaggctgacctggaaatcactatggagtctcagggtggcctcgaactcacggtgatcctcctactctgcctcccgagggctgggattaaaggcgtgtgccaccacgaccggctatttatttgatgttttttaaGCCTCGTATTTTTCATTTGTAAAGTAGGAACAACTGCAAAAGCACTTTAGTACAGTCTTAGAGAAGACTCagtaagatggcttagcgattaaggagcttccctgtaaaggcaaaggacccaagctTCTTAGTTCTccggtacccacacaaagccagttgcacaaggcagagcatgcatctggagctcatttgcaggggctagagcctctggtatgcccatactctctgtcaaataaaaatattaacaaaaagaataagcttggaatggtggcacatatctgtaatgccagcatttgtgaggctgaggtggGTGGGTGGAAAAACCAAAGccacgcacaaggtgatgcatgcgcacaaattggcacacacgtctggatttcacttgcagtggctaaagccctgacatgccaattctctctcccattaaaaaaaaaaaaatcaagagccaggcgtgttggcacacacctttaa from Jaculus jaculus isolate mJacJac1 chromosome 19, mJacJac1.mat.Y.cur, whole genome shotgun sequence includes the following:
- the Pygo2 gene encoding pygopus homolog 2 is translated as MASSAPPPPDKLEGGGGPAPPPAPPSTGRKQGKAGLQMKSPEKKRRKSNTQGPAYSHLTEFAPPPTPMVDHLVASNPFEDDFGAPKVGAAAPPFLGSPVPFGGFRVQGGMAGQVPPGYGAGGGGGPQPLRRQPPPFPPNPMGPAFNMPPQGPGYPPPGNMNFPSQPFNQPLGQNFSPPGGQMMPGPVGGFGPMISPTMGQPPRGDLGPPLPQRFAQPGAPFGPSLQRPGQGLPSLPPNTSPFPGPDPGFPGPGGEDGGKPLNPPAPTAFPQEPHSGSPAAAVNGNQPSFPPSSSGRGGGTPDANSLAPPGKAGGGSGPQPPPGLVYPCGACRSEVNDDQDAILCEASCQKWFHRECTGMTESAYGLLTTEASAVWACDLCLKTKEIQSVYIREGMGQLVAANDG